Sequence from the Campylobacteraceae bacterium genome:
TACTCCCATTAATACTCCCCAGAATACTCTTAAGTATGGATGTGGTTCAGTATTACCACTTACAACAACACTCATTGTATATGTCATTGAATCACCTGTTGTTACAATAAATACTGTTGTCAAAATTAAAAATAATATTGATGTAATTATTGGAAAAGGCAAAGATTGTGTAATTGCTAATAATGCTGCTGGTAAATTAAAACCTTTAAATGCTTCTGATATTAAACCAGGCTGAGCAATTTCAAATGATAAACCTGAACCTCCTACAATTGTAAACCAAAACATTGTTATTAATGGAGCAAAAATACTAACAGCTAAAATTAACATTCTAATTGTTCTTCCTCTTGATATTCTAGCAATAAATATTGCCATCATTGGTCCATAACCTAAAAACCATCCCCAAAAGAATACTGTCCACCAGCTTAACCAAGAAGTATCACCTCTAAATGTAGCCATAGGAATAAAGTTTTGTAATACAGAACCTACACCTTGAATATAAGCATCAATAATAAAAGCAGTTGGTCCAAATATAAAAATATATGCCATTAAAAAAACAGCTAAAACTACATTCCATCTACTTAAAATCTGAATTCCTCTTGTAACACCTGATAGAGCAGATACAGTATAAATTAAAATAGCAATTATAATAATAATTAATTGAGTAGTGAAACCATCTGGAATTTCAAATAAAGCATTTAAAGCATATGAAATTTGTAAACCCAAAAATCCAATTGGTCCAATCGTTCCAGCTGCAACTGCAACAATACATGCAGCATCAACAATAGAACCTAAGGGTCCATTAATAACTCTATCTCCAAATACTGGATATAAAAGTGTTCTAGGTTTTAAAGGTAAACCTTTATCATAATGCAAGTGCATTAATACAATAGTAGTTAATGTACCTAAAATTGCCCAAGCTAAAAATCCCCAATGCATAAAGCTCTGAGATAAAGCATTAACTGCTTTTTGGAAAACATCAGCTTCAGGACCATAAAATGGAGGGGGAGATACAAAGTGAGCAATTGGTTCACCTGCTGCCCAAAACACTCCACCACCAGCTAGTAATGTACATAAGATAATAGCCATCCATTGAAATGTACTCATTTCTGGAGATTTTAAATTACCTAAAACGACAGAACCTGTTCTTCCTAAAGAAAGACCAATTCCTACAATAAATGTTGCAAATAATAAAAATTGCCAATAAGCTCCAAAAACTTTTGCAGACCATCCAAAACCCGTATTTACCATACTTGTTAAAAGTTTTGAATCAATTAAAGCTAATGCAACAAAAGCTACTAAAAATCCCGAACTTAAAAATAGTGCTGTTTTATCAATTTTTTCTTTTTTCTCTATTTCTTCTATATTAATATTATCTTTATTCAAAGTTCCCATTCTACATCCTTGTCTATTTGGTAAATTTTAAAATTTAAGCTATATTGATTTTAAATAGCTATATTAATAGAATAGTAAGTTATTAAGTTATTATTCTATACTCTAAATGCTTAAGTATATTTTTAACTAATTCATATACTAGTACTTATTTTCATTTAATACAATTAAAAAAAGAAAACTTGTATATAGTTTATGTATTAAAAAAGTGCAAAAAAAAAGCTTATATAAAAAACAACAAAGTTGAATTTCATATAAGCTTGTAAAAAATACTTAAATCTGGCAACGGCCTACGTTTCCGTCAAGGGGACCCTGCAGTATTATCAGCGATGAAGAGCTTGACTTCCAGGTTCGAAATGGAGCTGGGTATTTCCTCTTCTCTATAATCACCAGAAAATAAGTAATCAATATATATTATATATATACTCATTACTTACTTCTAAAAATAGAATAAGTAATATATTGTTAAAGTCTTTAATGAACACTTGCTTATCAAGTGATACACTTAATAAGATAGTAGCCTAAGTAAAATTATAAAATAAGCCAAACGATCTATTAGTACTAGTCAGCTAAACGTCTTACAACGCTTACACATCTAGCCTATCAACCAGCTAGTCTTGCTGGGATCTTCAGGGAAAGTTTATCTTAGAGTTGGCTTCGAGCTTAGATGCTTTCAGCTCTTATCACATCCGTACGTAGCTACCCAACGATGCTCTTGG
This genomic interval carries:
- a CDS encoding BCCT family transporter codes for the protein MGTLNKDNINIEEIEKKEKIDKTALFLSSGFLVAFVALALIDSKLLTSMVNTGFGWSAKVFGAYWQFLLFATFIVGIGLSLGRTGSVVLGNLKSPEMSTFQWMAIILCTLLAGGGVFWAAGEPIAHFVSPPPFYGPEADVFQKAVNALSQSFMHWGFLAWAILGTLTTIVLMHLHYDKGLPLKPRTLLYPVFGDRVINGPLGSIVDAACIVAVAAGTIGPIGFLGLQISYALNALFEIPDGFTTQLIIIIIAILIYTVSALSGVTRGIQILSRWNVVLAVFLMAYIFIFGPTAFIIDAYIQGVGSVLQNFIPMATFRGDTSWLSWWTVFFWGWFLGYGPMMAIFIARISRGRTIRMLILAVSIFAPLITMFWFTIVGGSGLSFEIAQPGLISEAFKGFNLPAALLAITQSLPFPIITSILFLILTTVFIVTTGDSMTYTMSVVVSGNTEPHPYLRVFWGVLMGVLAIVLISIGSGGISALQSFIVITAVPVSLILLPALWNAPQIAIKM